The Polyangia bacterium region CGCCAGACACAATCCGCCGGCGAGCAAACGACCACGTCCGAAAAGCCAACGCGAACGCCGGCGGTCACGGCCAGGCCGCCCGATGATGAAGGTGCCTATTTTCACGCTGCCCTATTGTATCGGGACTCCGGGCCCGACCTTGATGATTGTGCGGCGGTCGATGCGGGTCGACGCGAGATCAGGGATTTGACGGAGTGCCGAAGCGTCGGACGGTGGCGATGAAATCTCCCACCACGCCCTCCAGTCGATTGGCGATGGTCGAATCCAGCAGGATGCCGCCCGTGGGCTGACGTTCGACCAGCTTGTCGAGAACGAACAGACCTGCCACCACGTGCTGCGCGCCCAGCGACATCAGCACCGGCCGCAAGGCATAGTCCAGGGTCAGCACGTGGGCCAACGTCCCACCAGTCAAAAGCGGCAGCACCACCTTGCCGGTGAGCCCGAACTGCGGCAGGAGGTCCAGGAACGCTTTCAGGACGCCGCTGTAAGCCGCCTTGTACACCGGCGTCGACACCACCACACCTTGGGCGCTTTCGACCAGGGCCAGCGCGTCTTTGATCGCCGGGGCGTCGACGTGAGCGTGCAGCAGGTCCTCGGCGGGAAGCTCGCGGACGTTGATTCGCTGCACATCGAACCCCTGCCCCGCCAACGTGTCGGCCACCTGATTCGTCAGGGCCAGCGTGCGCGAGCCTGCCGACGGGCTTCCGGTGATGGTGACGATGCGAGGCATGGGCGCATTGTAACGCACTCGCAACGGGCGTCCTGAATCCCCATTGGCCGAAACAAACCAGCTGACACGGCATCAAACGGCCTTGATGACCAGCAACTCGAAAATGCCGGTGGTCTACCTTCCCCACGGCGGTGGCCCGTGGCCTTTTGTCGAGGTTGGCTTCGACAAGAAAGAAATGTCCCGGCTGGCGACGTACCTGCGGTCTCTGCAAGCGCTGCCACACACACCGCCGAAGGCGATCCTGGCCGTGTCCGCGCACTGGGAAGAGCCGGTGCCGACAGTGATGACCGCCGAACACCCGCCGATGCTTTACGACTATTACGGCTTCCCGCCGCAGTCGTATCAGATCACCTGGCCCGCGCCCGGCAGCCCGGCGGTGGCGGCGCGCGTGCAGCAGCTGCTGGAAAGTGCCGGCCTTCCCAGCGCGCGCGATGGGCAGCGCGGGTTCGACCACGGAACATTCGTCCCGCTCAAGCTGGCCTACCCGGCCGCTGACGTGCCAACGGTGCAACTGTCATTGAAGCGCGGGCTCGATCCGAAAGAGCACCTCGACATCGGACGCGCGCTGGCCCCACTGCGCAATGAAGGCGTCTTCATCATCGGCAGCGGCATGAGCTTTCACAACCTGAGCGCCTTCGGCGATCCGCGGGCGCCTGCCATCGCCGCCCGGTTCGACGCCTGGCTGACCGAAACCGCCACCGCCGAGGCCCCACACCGCGACCGCCGCCTGACCGAATGGTCAGCCGCACCGGCCGCCCGCCAGGCCCACCCGCGCGAAGAGCACCTGCTGCCGTTGATGGTGGCCGCCGGCGCCGCCGGCACCGATCGCGGCGTGACCGGTTTCGCCGACACTGTGATGGGTGTGCGGGTGTCGGCGTTTCACTTCGGGTAGAGCGTTTTCAGGGTCACTTCTCCCAAGGCGATCCGGTTACGCGCGGGGCGAAGGTCAGCAACTCGATTGAGGGGCGGCTTTCGCGCGTTTGCTCTCCTCTGACGAGGAGCGCTCTTAACGGATCCAAAAAGGGCGCTCCACCAGGAGCGCAAACGCGCGAAAGCCGCCCTCCAATCGGTTGCTGACCTTCGCCTCGCGCGTAACGGGTCTGCCCTACTTCAGCGGGATGAAACGCTTCTGGCGCATCCACTTCGTCACCACCCACTTTTCGCCGGCGGCGACGGGACCGCCGGCGTGCAGCGACTGTTCCTCGAGCTGGCCGCGGCTGTCGGTGTTTTCGAAGTAGACGGCGTGACCGGCGCGCGGGGTGATCGACCAGCCGCCGCGGGGAAAGATGGTCTCGCCGCCCGCCGCGACGTCGTTCAGATAACAAAGCAGCGTGCTGGTTCGCTGGCCGCTGCGCGCGATCGACGCCTGATTGGCGGCGTTCGAAGGAAGCAGAAAATCAAAGTGCGGCGCGGTGGCGCCGCCCGCGCTGTAGCACAGAACCTGCAAGCTCTCGCCGTTCTCCAGCGGTTGGTTCATCACCTCGGAGAAACGACGGTCCAGGCGATCGATGAACGCGGTCTCGCCCAGACGAAAGAACATGCCCTGGCTGTTGCGGTAGCCGGCGACGACGTCAAGGCC contains the following coding sequences:
- a CDS encoding 2OG-Fe(II) oxygenase, with amino-acid sequence MSASIVRFRPELSAWLTERLDQGLPPSALAQTMVAEHMQPAVADAIVAAFVRARRDGRPAPTDTVVVDGAPAFRPQVSRLRSTARLTTTDGSSVRVLARAERPCLALLGDLLSAVECDQLIALARPRLAPSTVVDPQSGLDVVAGYRNSQGMFFRLGETAFIDRLDRRFSEVMNQPLENGESLQVLCYSAGGATAPHFDFLLPSNAANQASIARSGQRTSTLLCYLNDVAAGGETIFPRGGWSITPRAGHAVYFENTDSRGQLEEQSLHAGGPVAAGEKWVVTKWMRQKRFIPLK
- a CDS encoding class III extradiol ring-cleavage dioxygenase encodes the protein MTSNSKMPVVYLPHGGGPWPFVEVGFDKKEMSRLATYLRSLQALPHTPPKAILAVSAHWEEPVPTVMTAEHPPMLYDYYGFPPQSYQITWPAPGSPAVAARVQQLLESAGLPSARDGQRGFDHGTFVPLKLAYPAADVPTVQLSLKRGLDPKEHLDIGRALAPLRNEGVFIIGSGMSFHNLSAFGDPRAPAIAARFDAWLTETATAEAPHRDRRLTEWSAAPAARQAHPREEHLLPLMVAAGAAGTDRGVTGFADTVMGVRVSAFHFG
- the ssuE gene encoding NADPH-dependent FMN reductase, with the translated sequence MPRIVTITGSPSAGSRTLALTNQVADTLAGQGFDVQRINVRELPAEDLLHAHVDAPAIKDALALVESAQGVVVSTPVYKAAYSGVLKAFLDLLPQFGLTGKVVLPLLTGGTLAHVLTLDYALRPVLMSLGAQHVVAGLFVLDKLVERQPTGGILLDSTIANRLEGVVGDFIATVRRFGTPSNP